In Pseudanabaena galeata CCNP1313, one genomic interval encodes:
- a CDS encoding helix-turn-helix domain-containing transcriptional regulator, whose protein sequence is MPTYKSYHSYLIESLKDPLEAAAYLDAVLEDGDFEHILLALKNVAEAQQDVTNNSKNKKLNLDLNSQLFPNQQPSELMTIAKLLNQLGLKLSVTVQERQPA, encoded by the coding sequence ATGCCAACCTATAAAAGCTATCATTCCTATCTAATTGAATCCTTAAAAGATCCCTTAGAAGCTGCTGCTTACTTAGATGCAGTCCTAGAAGATGGTGACTTTGAACATATTTTATTGGCTTTGAAAAATGTTGCAGAAGCTCAACAAGATGTTACTAACAATTCAAAAAACAAAAAGCTGAATTTAGATCTCAACTCTCAACTATTTCCAAACCAACAGCCCAGCGAGTTAATGACAATTGCTAAATTACTAAACCAATTAGGGCTAAAACTCTCTGTAACTGTTCAGGAAAGACAACCTGCCTGA
- a CDS encoding PDDEXK nuclease domain-containing protein, producing the protein MNEADRNPPQITPNIQVTAQTLFSEIRQLIDAAKQRAAVAINAEITLLYWQVGDRIQTEILQRQRAEYGKQVITELSRHLTQTYGKGWSERQLRYCILIAEVFPDREILHTLCAKLSWSHLKLIMGIDDQLKRNFYIEITQLENWSVRQLQERINSMLFERTAISRKPEETIRHDLEQLRENKQISPDLLLKDPYILDFLDISDRYLEKDLEDAILRDIEKFLLELGAGFTFIARQKRIQIDNDDFYIDLLFYNRKLKRLVAIDLKLGNFRHEYKSQMELYLRWLAKYDQESDEQSPLGIILCAGKKQEQIELLELDKSGIHVAEYLTVLPPKELLQAKLQQAIASARRRLPSLT; encoded by the coding sequence ATGAACGAAGCCGATCGCAATCCACCACAGATTACTCCAAATATCCAAGTAACAGCGCAAACACTTTTTAGCGAAATTCGTCAGCTTATTGATGCCGCCAAACAACGCGCCGCCGTTGCCATCAATGCCGAAATTACACTGCTCTATTGGCAAGTCGGCGATCGCATTCAAACCGAAATACTCCAACGTCAACGCGCCGAATATGGCAAACAGGTTATAACAGAACTTTCGCGACACCTTACCCAAACTTACGGTAAAGGCTGGAGCGAAAGGCAACTGCGCTATTGCATCCTGATCGCCGAAGTTTTTCCCGATCGAGAAATTTTGCATACACTGTGTGCAAAATTGAGTTGGTCACATCTCAAGCTAATAATGGGTATAGATGACCAACTAAAGCGCAATTTCTACATCGAGATTACACAACTCGAAAATTGGAGCGTTCGCCAACTACAAGAACGCATCAACTCCATGCTATTCGAGCGCACCGCCATCTCCCGCAAACCCGAAGAAACCATTCGCCATGATTTAGAACAATTACGCGAAAACAAGCAAATATCACCCGATTTACTGCTAAAAGATCCCTACATCCTAGACTTTTTAGATATAAGCGATCGCTACCTCGAAAAAGACCTCGAAGATGCCATCCTGCGTGATATCGAGAAATTTTTATTAGAACTTGGCGCAGGATTCACCTTTATTGCAAGACAAAAACGTATCCAAATTGATAACGACGACTTTTATATTGACCTGCTGTTCTATAACCGCAAACTCAAACGCCTTGTTGCGATCGACCTCAAACTCGGCAACTTTCGCCACGAATACAAAAGCCAAATGGAACTTTATCTGCGTTGGCTTGCCAAATATGACCAAGAAAGCGATGAACAATCCCCATTGGGAATCATTTTATGTGCAGGTAAAAAACAAGAACAGATTGAACTACTCGAACTAGACAAAAGCGGTATCCATGTCGCCGAATACCTCACCGTATTACCTCCCAAAGAATTACTTCAAGCAAAACTACAACAAGCGATCGCATCGGCTCGTCG
- a CDS encoding DUF5615 family PIN-like protein, whose product MTIWIDAHLSPAIAPWIYRTFNISAFALRDLGLRDAEDPEIFEAGKAQEIIFMTKDSDFVDLVERLGSPPQIIWLTFGNTSNAQLKEILTATLPKALEILATGESLVEISGN is encoded by the coding sequence ATGACCATCTGGATTGATGCCCATTTATCACCAGCGATCGCCCCTTGGATCTATAGAACCTTTAATATAAGCGCCTTCGCTTTGCGAGATCTTGGATTAAGAGATGCAGAAGATCCTGAAATCTTTGAAGCAGGTAAAGCTCAAGAAATTATTTTTATGACCAAAGATAGTGATTTTGTCGATCTAGTTGAACGGCTCGGATCGCCACCGCAAATTATTTGGTTGACGTTTGGCAATACTTCCAATGCCCAATTGAAAGAAATTCTGACTGCTACTTTACCAAAAGCATTAGAAATTCTAGCTACAGGTGAATCATTAGTAGAAATTAGCGGAAATTAA
- a CDS encoding DUF433 domain-containing protein — protein MPELLKRITINPRQCGGRPCIRGMRIRVSDVLDLFVAGLSAEEILEEMPDLERDDLKAALAYASRKLNHPVLVA, from the coding sequence GAATCACAATCAACCCCAGACAATGTGGCGGTCGTCCCTGCATTCGTGGTATGAGAATTCGCGTCTCAGACGTTCTTGACTTATTTGTAGCTGGACTCAGCGCCGAAGAGATTTTAGAAGAAATGCCCGATCTAGAAAGAGATGACCTAAAAGCAGCACTAGCCTATGCATCTCGTAAACTCAACCATCCCGTATTAGTTGCATGA